aaggCCAATAAATTTACAcgataagggaaatttaggtaccccataaggctgtgcctgtgttggggatactatacagggtgattcaaaactaaacgacaatctctcgagagcttattctatagctaaaaacaagtaaaaaagttcatataaccatatgcccggaaacgcttcgttagcgagttacgcctagcgaaagatttcgcccggatttcagaacccttggtgaagtcaggccgtataaaaatggtaaaggtagttacaaagatacaaatacgattgttttttatgtttttatatctgacaaatttattaaagtcaattgtttattcaaaagggattaacaccatagaggagttacgtaatcgcattacagaggcggcagaaactatcaagaatgctccaaacgttatgaaacgcgctagaaaagagtggattcgtcgtgcgaaaacgtgcattgctaacaacggaggatactttgagcaactattataggtgattattacagttttataaaggtaaatacattttatgttaatgttcagtctagaataaatgatcagctgttactcacaacctaaacattagttaatattttatgcagataagaatatgcatttttgtgcgtctgttttatttttaaataaagctaaatttcaatacctattattaatttttttcctaagtaattcacatgaatcttttcagaattaaatgtcctacaaatctgtttaagaaaaaaatgacctttatttaacatttatggaagtaatcttacgttaaacacaaaaatgtgttatttctttgcaccaattcttgtgttttacgtaagatatctctgaaagtattgcatttacagctctgggacgaattttaataaatttgtcagatataaaaacataaaaaacaatcgtatttgtatctttgtaactacctttaccatttttatacggcctgacttcaccaagggttctgaaatccgggcgaaatctttcgctaggcgtaactcgctaacgaagcgtttccgggcatatggttatatgaacttttttacttgtttttagctatagaataagctcccgagagattgccgtttagttttgaatcaccctgtatacaaaaagagtaaaaaataaacatagcgGAAACGAGCAagtatgaaatgataaaaatgagttgttgtagcttatgtagtaaataatgtactattacgttccaaagtttaaatttagtataactattgtgctatattaaataaaaaaggatttatgcatgatttacaattaaaatattaggctttatacacgtaacattaaatattatgttataaataattattttataatgctctaccgtgtctatttaaatattattataacaagactaaccactaatttattatcttaaacatatactcaatatcattttgaccggtcaaccatactctaatttttttagaaaatatatgatTGATGTTCCTACTATTTTttactaattctggcaataaattatatgtcctctgagctataaaagaaaaaattttgtaaaatgtgtttttttaaggctttggtacacaaaaattatttgcatttcttaatctcatttctgctttatttacatttttcagagcATAACCActtctaatataaaacaattttaatactttataaatgtacatataacgaAGAAGGGGTTCATGCCTACAAATAAGGGATAAGAATGTTCCCTAAAATTAGCTTTGGTCAttagtcttataaatattttgttttgttattaatgttcctAAATTTGTGATATAAGTTCCGCTCCAGCAGGAGAGAGCATAATCAAGCCTAgtatgaattaaagaaaagtaaaccgTGCGAAGTACGTCTGATGGGCATAATTGTCTAAGAAAATCATAAATACGAAGTTGATTCATCAATTTTCCCTTCAATATTGCTATATGTGGTTTGCAATTTAGTTCCCTATCTAATATGATTCCCAGATACTTAATAGTATCCACCAccctaattttgaaaaaaaaatcatcacaAAACGTTGGAAGCTCTAAGCAGTTTAAACATCTGTACACTAACggatttttagttgttttttctCCCCTAAggctaaaatgtatataatttgtttttctctgGACTGAGCACCATTTTATTAACTTGGAACCACCACCTCAACAATATCAGATTGAAATTGATATGCTGCTCTACATCAACACGACTATTTTCACAAAAACACAAggcagtgtcgtcagcaaatgatgtAACATATCCTTTGAACTTAGCATTGCaaaaatcatttatgtaaatcaaaaacaaaatcggGCCCAAAaccgatccctgtgggactccgtgCTCAATTTCCCCAAAATCACTCAAAAGTCCATTTATTCTAACCTTCTGCTTTCTCGATTTTAAATAGCTGCAAAACCAGTCATACACGACACCTCTTAATtccacaattatacattttatttaataatatttcatgatttaccGTATTGAATGCTTTcttaatatccaaaaatatcccacttacttttttattatcattcatcCCATGCTCTACCTTGctcataaaatgtaacaaagcagATTCCGCACTACACCtatttctgaacccaaattgatttttacttaaaaactcagtttttgaaagatatttaactAGTCTCTGCTTAACtaccttttcaaatattttggagaaGGTTGAGAAAAGGGACAAAGGCCTATGGTTGCTGCACTTGTTACTAGGGcctttttttatgtaaaggcaCCACAACTGCTTCCTCCAATTGGTTTGGAAAAATGCCACttgttaaacataaatttattaaaaataaaagaatgtttgaaatttttgaaaatacgtttttaattagGTTACTACTCAAACCATCAATTCCaggagatttattatttttcaatgaatttacaATCTTTTCCAGTTTATACATTGAAACAGGTTCCAAGAACATAGACTATAAGtctattttttcctttaaaaaaatgtacgatATTTTGAGGAAAGGTATCAACATAGTTTTCCTCTAAAGAAATCAAATCTCTAACAACCcccaaaaaatatgaattaaactcATTGGCTATAACGAAAGGATCTcgttcaataacattatttatttccagCGCATATGTTTCTCTCCCTTTAGCCGCTTGCCCGGTAACTTCATTTACAACTTTCCACATCACTTTACTGTTACCTTTGCAATTTTGGAACAATTTTCtaataactttgttttgtttgatttatatcaaaCTGCAGAATATTTCTGTATTGTATACAATTCTTTCGTAATGTTTCATTGTTTGGATTCCgtttagctatttaaataaatattttttaagtttgatccACTTAATTAGTTTGTCTGTCACCcacggtttaatattttttattcccttatttatgtgtgttgttttaatataacattgttcgatatacattttaaaaacgtttacaaaAATGTCATAAGCAAGAGACGCGTCATTGCAGTTGTAAACAGCTGTCCAATCCGCATTTTCCGAAGAAGTAATATCTTCTGTgcataattacattaatttctttataaatacaaaaaaacttcaaaaacatttaattgagtGTTTTTCATATCACGTCTACTGCCTTAAATCCAAatcatctaaaaaaataaaaaattttaaaaaatcactttttaggGCACTCCAACTGAGAACAAACTCCACCAGTCAAAGGATTAAAATGTCAGCTGAGGAACATATGTcatcaaatatacaaattaaacaagCGGGGTAAAAAGGCGATACTTTCATATTTGGTTTGACATTATGGTGTTGAATGGCATTTTGCCAATCTGGAAAGAGTTCTCATTCAACAGAAAAGTGGTATTAGCTGCAGGATTAAACTACCAAGACAGTTTTCAAGAAtcctttaaatatcaacaatagtGCCACTACATAATAGAAGTCATCCTGCATGTAATAAAGAACTAACACAGGCTCACCAACATAATATAAGAAATGCAAATGATTTTTCATTATCAACTTATCATCTTAGCCTTTATGAAAAGAAGCCCAACAACAAAGGAGCCTTGTTTTTATGCCTGTACACCTCATGGAAAAATTTGTCAGTGTCTAACTAGACAGTTGACTACATGTTTGAAAGATGAACAAAACTCTTCTACTCGAGAAAGAATCTTGAAGAAAGTCCTTAACAGCGTAAAAATGTAGAAACACTGAATTAAACACTTTTCTGTAATACTGTTAATGtgaatattaaatcttaaaaagttaaactctaatttaattttttgctaaTTTGGGGTTGGAAGTGAAGTCtgaccaattgaaataaaaattttagaatatttgtaagTTAATGAGATAGGTTTGTAGCATATCTAAAGTGTTGGGGACGGTCCCTATGGGGGGGTTACACTCCAAGTTAAAATTTTCCAAAGACAACCCTCCTCCACATGTGACATATTGTTGgaaagagaataaaaaagaaacattttggtGCAAACTGGAAGTTGCTATCTGTCACCATTCCAAGAAGACGGCCACTACATGGTAGAAAATGAGGTTTTCTGCTATTACAAATGGATTTGCATGAAACTTTTCGGGTCAAGAAACGCCCAtgatatcagttttacaaattacccaCTTATTTCCAAGATAGTGGCATCAAACAAGGGGAAAAGGGGTTATCCTATGTCACCCAAAAATCTTTTTGGCAGATTTGAATAAAAACCAGTATTAAGGGGGTTTTTAGGTTGAGAAACACATCCTATTTTGGGAAAAACCCTTAAATAACCAAAAGTAAATACATTCTTAAGGGATTGGGCATGTTTTTTAATGCAGTGTCAAATAGCCAATTAACTTTTATATAGATATTTCAACCTAACAAAAAGATAATCATTTTATAGGCTGGtttgagttatttatattttctaaatctagTTTCTAGCTTGTGAAAATGTTGCTAAAACTTGTATTTGTAAATCTTCTAGTATAATTAAGTATAGTTATATGAGATAATATGGATAATTTTCTAATATTGTAACCAGTAAATAATATCTTGTTACGATTGCAATGTTTTAGGGACTCTTGTCCTTCCTCAGTGCCCCTTTGATCGGAGCACTGTCTGATGTTTGGGGCCGCAAGTTCTTCTTACTCATCACAGTTTTCTTCACATGTGCACCTATCCCACTAATGACTATAAACACATGGTGAGGATATATGGATTTACCTTTTgcttttcttgtttattaaagtagcaataattttatttggaatgtaTTCACAATTAAGTTAATTGAATATAAAGTGGAATTTGtgattaatataaaaactgtaattatatttcaaaagtagcatgattaaaattctttttagttaaaaagtaaTTCTACTCATACTTATTTACACATAGGTTGTATCATAGgtgaaagaaatatatatatatatatatatatatatatatatatatgtatattacccaatttgttattttatttagtgtgtGTATGTTTAGTTAGTAGAGGAGCCATGTGTaacaactataatttaaaattaaagaaatgaaatactAAGCTCTTGACTGTAGTTTGTAGCAAATGCAGAATAAATCAATGACAAGCCTAGTAACAACAAGCTTTCACATAGCTCTTGGTTTGTCATTCATTGAACCAGCCGATTATACCAGCTCATGTGAAGCCTTATTTTTGTTTGGTGGAATACAATATAGACTCTCAGTACTTGAAACAACATGTAGattaataattgtattcatttgtatgtattgtaaagcataacatttaaaaaaaattcaaaccacACCTACCCATGATATAAATGTACCTGAATTTTTATAGACATATTTAATACAACTACTGAAAGTTCAACATAGCAAATTTTAGTGATTATCTGTGCTTTTACTCCTATTGACTATCATCAGTGCATGGTAAGATATGTATTGACCATTaagaaattacaaacaattacaatagGTTTcatcaacaattataaaaatactaatcctACAAACAGAAGTGGTACACagttcataaaatccaaaaaaagagCAGGCATTAAAAATGACAATTAATGGGCTCCTGGCAGATCCTCATTTCTAAAgtaatattctaaaatgttaaaactacaatataaattacaacaaaatctcaaataacaataactaataaGACAGCAAcagatatataattttgaaagtcagaaaaaagtaacaatttaagttattaaGAATATTAACAAGAATAGAAGCTTTAGATAAAGACAAGTTTGGTAAAAAGAACATATAGCAAATAactaaaaccaaatattaaaattagaaacaggcaacaaatatttaatttagaaaaaattcgTCAACAGATGACATAGGATGTGCCAATTAAACTGTCTCTCAGAGAACACCTTATCACATGTAACTTCTACCAgcttattatacaattttacagcaagtgtattgtgatatttttgtATCCTTTTCAATCTACATCttattatatcaattttactTCTAAACCTAGTATTGTGGACATGGACATCAGACCTGGacttaaaattatcaatatcttttctcaaaatcttaattatttttaaatatagaaattgaaAGCTGTCAGAATTCCTGTTTCCACAAACAGGGGCTTACAATGTTCTTGTAACAAGGAGTTGGTCATacataacatacatatacatacataaacattatatgtatatgtatgttgcGAAATTTTAGTATCTTCAGTTTCATTGGACACGAAACACTTGTTCAAACCATAAGTCTTGCGTATCTTCAACTCACCGCTACCTTTAGTGAACAATTTCAGGACAAATTTCACAACCACTAGTTTCAAACCCAAATCCTCGGACAGAAGTTCTGCAGCAATGGTTTTTGGTATGTTCAAATTTTCCTCCAACTCACGCTCTGTTAAGCAGTTGTCCGCTTTGATTGCTAATCGCACATGTGCAATGTTTTCGGAGGTTCCTGTTATAAAGGATGACTACAGTGCAGATTACTTTCAGCCGAATAGtggccatttttaaaacaaatttattaaattaataattcaattattcatataaaaatgtaatatatatttttataactgtaatttatactgagtatctaaaaaatttgaaaaagctatatatttaaagtttttgagatatcattgtgtgaaaaatttgtttatatccATCTTCAGTAATAGGTGATGGCTCGTACTCGGGTTTtatgttgatattattgtttgtaataaatattacttaatttagaATAACAACCaagtgatatttacaaattaagacGTTCGCTGCGGGTGGTAACTCTAGTTACTGCTGCTACGCTAAGCTAGGAGCGGGCAGTAACTGTGGTTACCACAGAGGCTTTGTTCCGAAATGAGGTCAGTGAGCGGCTAGCACTCGAGCTATCACAACGATGTATTTCTCGCTTCTCGGGAGGTACTTTTCCCGCATTTTTATGCACTTCGTTTTCACATtagtctttttaaatttattttaaatgatttttaaagtttttatagtagtaagtGGTTGTGCAACACAATGCATCTTCCCCCGGGTCCAAGTGGTGTACAATAACCAAGTTCAAAGCGTACAACAGAGCCCAGTATTGAGTTCAAACGATGAGGATGACAACATGGACGATGTGGAGTACCAGACGGACTCGGAAGTTGAGGATTCTGATTACGAGACCAATGCACGCCAATAGGGCGCTCACAACTggattggaatacatttttataaacttatgtactacaatattttttgtattatttcaagtaaacatttaaatatattttgttataattactcaccacgtttgtgtaaataataactgaatttgagtgagttagcggaaatttatatgaactttttcacatttttataaacttttacattaattttggttttcacatttacatataaatattgtttatatgtgtctaaaacaaatcaaatacaaTTTACCAGTTTTATTTGAACTACTTTGTAGTACAATAAGTATATTGTTTTTGTACTAAGGAAAATAGAGCCCCAAAAATCATACTCCAAACTATTTTATAccagatataaatatatacttcaagCAAATCAATACAcattatatcatattttgaaaatacacttaTCAAGTGTCACAAAATATTACTgcacagtatatttttattggatgatAAAAACTGTATGAAGATGTTCTAATTTGTAGGatgtcaatttaaattattctgtatacatatttatttaaccatCAGTAGTCTTCTTAGGTAATATAAATAACCTATGTATTATACAAGATTATTCAGTGACAGTGAACATATTTTGGTAACAACACTAAGTTAGGTATTTTATAATTTGGCAGTAGATCTTAACCTATTAATATGATTTCTCAGTTAGCTCATTGAGTTAAATTTGACtaagaataatttcttttacaaattaaatataatatttttcattatctcTCTTTGGTTCCAGGTGGTTTTTTGCAATGATCAGTATTTCGGGGGTGTTTGCTGTCACATTCTCAGTAGTGTTTGCTTATGTAGCAGACGTTACGGAGGAGCACGAGCGCAGTTTAGCATATGGTCTGGTTAGTATCATTTGGCTTAGTATGTGAGATGAATATGGTAGCTTTACAGTCAGACTTTTGTTCAGTCAGAAgaacaacaaaacaaatcttAATTTGACTTGGAAACATTTTAGTGTAATGTACGATGTGTTATGCACGTCTCAGGTGTCTGCAACGTTCGCAGCTAGTATGGTGATCAGCCCGGCACTGGGAGCGTACCTGATGGATGTGTACAGTGAGAGTGTTGTGGTGGCGTTAGCTACAGCAGTCGCGATGCTGGACGTGTTCTTTATTCTAGTAGCAGTTCCAGAGAGTCTTCCAGAGAAGGTTCGGCCATCGTCATGGGGTGCCCCCATCTCTTGGGAACAGGCTGATCCATTTGCTGTGAGTACAGTTATCCTTAATTCTCTAGTTCTACTCTGATACCAAATGCTACCTGAACAAGGTTCATTTTATTCATGCAAATTCACTTGCAGttggttttaaaaagttacatagattttaatattagacAATGAGAATGTTAATCAAGTATAGTTTAACAACATGCAGTCAATTGTTTCCTTTAGAATTATTGTAAGGATTTTTGGATCCAGTTCCCTTCTATAACAGAACAACATTGCTGAAGTAGACTTTATAAAATCTTAATAGTAATCAATATTAAGACAGTGTAATGTAATTCTCTATAAATTGTGCAAATAAAGTCTATTGTTTAGTGTTATAATTCTTAACtctcattttggttttgaaatatttttataaatctgcCATAAAAGATTTGGGCTCTTCACTCTTTCTGGACGTAATTAATATCTATTAAATAAGATATCAGTACTGAAAATTCGTAAACATCACTGCCATAATTAAGATCACCGAAGAGTAGTGGAATGTTGTAACTTTGATATGTTGTGTAACATATTTACTCCTAGATGTACTGCTCCAAGTCCTAAGCCTGTAATGCTCTGACATAAATACTGTGGAATGTTTGCTTTTTAAGTTATCTAAATAAAGATTTCACATGTTTTTAGATAATGACATTACCTTTCTAAAGAGAGAAaccattaagttaatttttttataaggtcatttataaaagtttaataaaattacagtagatattttcttacaaatttcacattaaataaagaattaaaaaacaataattatttgtccTTAAGCAATATCTTCTGTTAAAACATCATTACTTTTGTAGTTTGAAAGAATCAACTCAATTGTATTTACTCTTAAAATTagttaacattttacatattaaaattaaaaaatattaaagatagcCATTATTTTTCTTcctgtaatatttctttaaatcattTACATTACAAGCCAAAAAtggttaataatataacattaacaaaatttactCAATTCATTGTAGCCAAGTGTTTATGGAATACTTGAAATGTTCTTTCAGGCCCTGCGCAAAGTGGGCAAGGATCACACAATTTTAATGTTGTGTGTCACCGTCTTCTTGTCCTACTTGCCTGAGGCCGGCCAATATTCGTGTATATTTGTCTATCTAAAACTGGTGAGTAGAAATGatacagataatttattttgtacaaaatattttaaaaccttgcTTTTTGGTGTGAAGTAATGCTAAAATTTAAAGAGAATAAGTGTCTCGAAATAGATAACTCATAAGTTTATGAATTCTCAATAGTTGAGAATACATTGTACTGATCTTGATAATTGTATGATAAAAACAGTGCTAAACCATCAACCATTTTGTCTTCTCATATTTGTTGTAGACTGTTTCATGGCGACTCATTTTAAGGGAAGggtaatgtataaaaataactttttctaacTAAGTTTTTCTTATTGCGCGATATTCAATGAAAAgtgctataatatttaaaatgaaaatgccTGAGTAaggaaagtaataaattttacatttcaaacacatttgtattaaaatgacaAATCTTGAAACTCTGAAACAAAAATATgggaatatatttttagtttaaattgtttttacagaACAAAACTTGAGATTGTTTGGGTACAGACAGCTTATATTACAAATGTGATCAGTGTTAGGAAGTTATAACGGATTGAAAACTCACTCAGcctactaattatttataaagtaccaTTATCATCGTAGCAGTTATGAAACCCaacttattgaataaaaacttcaATTTAGCATATGACAATATATCTGGAAAAGGATCTCAtcatacactttaaattttgcaagaaacttcatttctacatagacaagaatgcaTTCTGTGATAGTAtgtgtccaaccatggaatttggatgagtCTCATTGAAGTGTATCTCTCAGTAGGCTGATAAAATTTCTCTTTGTCTGCCGGAGGTATATCGAATTTTCTTTTCTGTTTCATTGTTTATCTATATATGTCCGCTGGACATCTTGAAAATTACATgagctataaattttaaattttgcatgcaacctcagcaaatgTATTACACAAGTTGAGTGGAGTACTCCTACCttgtgtttgttttattgcatatatGATCCTTAACTTGTTTCTTTTCTTTAGTAACATTTTTctgctaaatattttgtaaaaagatgtACGTCAAataaatttagtgtttccattTTTTTCTCAGAAAACGAAAAGTTATGTAAGTAATAAACTATAAGATAGACAAGGACATACCACTTGTATGTGCATCCATTgttataaaataagcaaaaacaaaagtaaatggtactaaatgaataattaaaacgtTGTTACAACACTCTGGGTAAAGTATTAAAAGTTACACATTTTCACATTAAAATGAGGCAAAAAACtgtctaaattatttaataacattttaattacatatttactagatattaaaaatgaaaataacaaaattaataagaaactgATTGTCAGTGGCATGCCCTAATTTCggcacaataaaaattaatattttttctctcttacaaattgaaaatttttacttctaTTGTTTACTTTGgtgacaaaataaattttccatatatatatttgtaaatatgggGCTGCTGAATTGGAGGTTAAGGGTAGCTAATCACGGTATATTGGTTGTTGAAGGTGATGGGATTCAGCGTTATCATGGTGGCAGTGTTTATTGCGGTGGTCGGCATTCTCTCTGTATGCGCTCAAGTAGTGCTGGGCATTCTGATGCGCTCACTGGGCAGCAAACACACCATCATGGTGGGTCTGCTGTTTGAGATGCTTCAACTCATGTGGTATGGGTTCGGTTCACAGACGTGGTAAGTATGGAATCAATGGAAAAGGCTTCAATGCAACGAATATAATATGACtgttttttacaacataaaattatAGATGAAACTGATTAAAATCTAGTGATATCACACTATTACACTGCTATCACAGtctaaagtaattaattatcaataaacatataataagttGAAGAAGAATTAATGATGGTATGCCAAATTTTGAATAAGACTGTTGGTTATTTTTGCAGcatttaacactttgtaccctgagcccgagtataggtcgggccgcgtcggcagcgcctgctaccggcgcccgagtatagctcggttcgtgttatttaaattgtgttatttagctcagtcatcttatttttggatccaaacattttgattatgttcattggttgtctaagttcgtatttgttggttttgagatccctgggtcacgttttaataatgaaatacgtatattttt
The Homalodisca vitripennis isolate AUS2020 chromosome 1, UT_GWSS_2.1, whole genome shotgun sequence DNA segment above includes these coding regions:
- the LOC124368336 gene encoding hippocampus abundant transcript 1 protein, translated to MYNMPTKTPKKVVGMIIRSRKPILKDSVMTSSGIGEPSVYHALIVIFLEFFAWGLLTMPIIATLNDTFPDHTFLMNGLIMGIKGLLSFLSAPLIGALSDVWGRKFFLLITVFFTCAPIPLMTINTWWFFAMISISGVFAVTFSVVFAYVADVTEEHERSLAYGLVSATFAASMVISPALGAYLMDVYSESVVVALATAVAMLDVFFILVAVPESLPEKVRPSSWGAPISWEQADPFAALRKVGKDHTILMLCVTVFLSYLPEAGQYSCIFVYLKLVMGFSVIMVAVFIAVVGILSVCAQVVLGILMRSLGSKHTIMVGLLFEMLQLMWYGFGSQTWMMWAAGILASVSSITYPAISAFVSMHSDADKQGLVQGMVTGMRGLCNGLGPAMFGIIFYLFHVDLNDDPTQSRDRGGDNGTMGHPDTMPQLVPGPPFVFGALLVICALLVAAFIPEGVGVGSSLRTTSRRQSGLSMEVHYEMERSKKHDGISPLSPLVDNSGLL